DNA sequence from the Harpia harpyja isolate bHarHar1 chromosome 2, bHarHar1 primary haplotype, whole genome shotgun sequence genome:
GTTACTTTATTGCATGACCTTGGCTGTCAATTTAATATGGATTTATGATAAAACGAGCCATCGTTACAACTTATTCCACTTGGGCAAAGATGGTATGGCAGAAAGCAATGTAGTCATGAGCTTCTCACAGGATAAAAACAAAAGTGTAATGAAATGGCAAATTGGTCATCTGTGTTTTGAAAGGTAACTATTCCATACCTGTATGCGACAGTGGGAATAATTTAAAGagtaagaaataacaaaatattcagaCCCCTcttatttaagcattaaaaaaagtagaAGGAAATGGATTAGCTGCTTCCTTTCTGATACAGGCTGCTGGTCTACTTTAGAGACAGTCACAAATTTAACATTATAACCAGGGACCTAACAAGAAGCAGCTTGGACCATAAAAAAAAGCTGTCTATATACATACAAGTTATTCTCCAAAACCCAAAAAGAATCAGTTTTATTTGGATGTGTGGACAACCTGCTGCTCTTTAAATCttcagagcactgaaaacacgacattttcccccaaaatcctgTTGAGTCTGTCCTGAGAAAGAGAAGGACTCATATATAAATGGGATGATACTGTCTGTGAGTGAGTTTCTTCCTGCAGGTTGGGCAAGAGTTGGCGTTCCTAAGGGAATCACGGAGGCACTGGCTGCAGAAGACATGGCCGCATTTAGTTGACACAATCAGTCGTCCGCTTTGCACAATCTGGAAGAAAAGAAGCCACAACAGGTATTTGGGGTAAAGAATTCAGCTTTGCTGGTCTACTGGCACCAGGCTAATCGGACTTGGAGTATCTGGAAACGCTACGCGACTACTTGAATAACAAGGAACCCAAAGATCTTCCAGTGCCATCTTGGAAAGTGTTTCGCCCTCTACGTACACCACTAAGAAATGACTTTGGGTTACAAGCTAGTTTCACCGGCAAACCAAGGCCTGTACTTCAAGCCAGCTGTCTGTAGCCTCCCACATAACCCAACAGAGTTTCACAGCTCACCCTCTGCCCCGTTCTCCCTTcgacaaaaaagaaacaatgacaaCATGTGGATCCTTACCTCTGAGTAGCCATCCATGCAAATCGGACAGCTAACGGTACCAGACGGCCTTGCGGTagagagaacaaaaccagaaagaacacGCATCCATTAATTTCACCGTGCACTGAGGGTTACCAATACATAAAACGTCATGTAACCATCCGACTGCACAGACCAGCCGTGATGCATTTCATCTGAAGATCCCTGCGTACCTTTACCTCTCTCAAGCTGTTGCATTTATTAAGCAGTTAGGGTCTCCCTTACCTAAAGGAAACAGCGTCTAGGTTTTCATTAGGGGAGGATGCAGTCAGTCACCCTGCTCTGTTATTAGAAATAACAGCACTCTATAGCGCTGTGCAGTATATGTATGGCAGTCTTCCTCTTCCACAGGACATAAACAAGAGTTTTGTAACAAAAGCATCTAGCTGTCCTTTGGAAACTATTCATTCTAGAAGTGAAAGAGGttctcagaaattaaaacatcCCCTATTCTAATTTAGGGCAACATCCCAGCCCAGTGACATATGCATACCAGGAACTCCTTCCTTATAAAATGTGTGATTGTATGAAGCATATCGTCAGACTGTTTGGCTGTGTCTTTTATGTATTGCAAGCATTTCAGCGTATCTCAAGCCGTACTGTAAGATACATTAGATAAGGATTTCACAAACAACTGAACAaaagtttgtttggggttttggggggttctcTTCTAGAAATGCAATTCTATTTTAGGTCTGAAGTTTTTGCATAGTAATCAAAGAGAACCCAGAAGCTTGGAAGAAATCGGTTTCTACTGTATATCAAAAATTAGATTTTAGAAAGACACTTTATCTTTCACATACACATCATCGTCTCTGGGTTCATCTTCATCATCGCTAATCAGGACACAGATATGGAACCTTGGCTGGCCTCTTAGTCTGCGATCTCTCCTTTCTCGTTGATTCTCTGTAAGTTAAATTTGGTGAGTTAGCTAGATTATAAAGTATATAGCCCTGGAACTATCCTTGAAATGCGTGATTATAAACAGTCTGTAACTTTGCCTTTAGTTACTTCACTGCAATACAGGCTAAAAAAGCCTTTCAACATTTTCTTATTCAAAGCAGGTATTCCAGTGCTAATTAAAATTATCATCAACTTTGGGCTTACAGAAATTCTGaatttggaaaataagaaaacatattttgagcagCTTTGATCTATTCTATTTCAGATACTTTCTACAAGCTCCGACAGTGACCATCAAACACAGATTGGATCCGTTCTCCGAGACGCTGGCCAGCCAGATACTTTAGCACTGTGCTTTGTCTTTTGGTAAATGCAGTTTCAATCCATGCTGCCCAGGTTCtttggaaaagacaaaaataaaatttaagtttagGCCAATTACATTACAAATTGTAAAACGTCAACTTACCTTCAACAATCTTGCATCAACATatgtgggaagggagagaaaagaaaatacaattagaCTTTGGCGTGCACCTCTAGCGTTACATACAAACACCAGACAAGCTAAGCAATTACAACGAAACAAGCTAAGAAGGGTGGGATATCACTCTCTTATTTTGATGAAGAATGTTCGAAGTAGTAGTAAATtagctgctgctctgaaaataagGAAGGGGTTGCTTCTGGTTCTGCTCACACTGCTGCAAAGGGATAGAAATGGAGGCAGCCTACGAACCACCTGAAcacccttctccctgctccccagttTCAGGACCCTAATGCGATTTAGGCTGGAGGacattctttccctctccctcccccaaacaGGCCAGTTCAGGTGTGATAGCCATTAACACTTCATATTAGATTaacagctgctggagaaaaaaatcctcaaccCAAACCCACTATTGTCTTTGCTGGAACTAGAGCTGGGGCAATGCGGACGATGTTGCAAAGTCTGAGGCCGTTCCCTTGCAAAGGGCTCAGGAACAATCCCAGCAGGAGATACTCCCGTGCTATTCCTGCCGCTTGTTTCAGGTTTGCACGGCAGCAGTGGCATCCCAGAACTGAGGTTATAAACTACACTGTGGACTGGATCGAATACTattccagctttaaaaatagcagtaaaaaaagcaggttttttaaagacttcttggAGTAATAaacttgtggtttaaccccagccagcaactaagcaccacacagccgctcgctcactcactcccactcaacccagtgggatgggggagagaatggggggggggggaagtaaaactcgtgggataagaacagttgaatagaacagaaaggaagaaactagtaacgataacactaataaaatgacaatagcaatactaaaaggattagaatatacaggtgacgcacagtgcaattgctcaccacccaccaaccgatgaccagttagttcccaagcagcaatccctcccagccccactccccccagtttatatactgggcatgatgtcacatggtatggaatacccctttggccagctggggtcagctgccctggctgtgtcccctcccaacttcttgtgcccctccagccttctcgctggctgggcatcagaagctgaaaaatccctgacattagtctaaacactacttagcaacaactgaaaacgtcagtgtgttatcaacattcttctcacagggaacccaaaacatagcactataccagctactagaaagaaaattaactctatcccagccaaaaccagaactaGTTTGTACCACGGCCAGCTACAGTTGCGCTTGGCATCTCTCCGACAGGAGTACCTTCAACTGACATTGCAGCTAAACACTTCATATTTCTGAAGTCACAGACTAACTGTTacctcctttgctttttatttaagtcATTCGCCTGTATCTTTGATACAGCTATCATAGCTTCAGCTTGAAAGTGCATCTCCTTATGTTACAGTAGCCATCACTGGTATGTATTCTCCCCAAGTTCTGGAGCAGCAAGCTATTTTAGATTACTCTGCCACTATCGGGAAGTGATACTCCTAGATGTTGACGCATTCATAGGCCCATTTGGGGTTGAACGGGAACTCTGTCTAAAGTGGCAAATCAAAGCCGCGTTTTAACCCTTTAAGTCAGGCTACTTACTGAGATGCCAGAAGACAAGCCCAGACGATGACTTTTTGAATACCTAAGGCCTCGGTAAACTAtgacccaaacccaaaccttgtAAGGATTAAGTTTTACTTCTGCATTCATGACATCCGCTGCCTTTTACTGTACGCGTCTTCAAATAGAGGTCAAATACGCATTTCAACAGAATTCTTCCATGCCTTAGCATTCGGCCTTCCAGATTCCTCAAGCTTCGTACTTCTCCGCAGGATTCTTCATCGACATTCACGACTGCGCCATGACGAGTATACCAGACTTCCTCTGATCCTTAGACTAACACTTAGTGAACGAGGGGTCTACATCCTTAGAGAATGTCATACTTGAAATGCGTTTATCACCACGTCTACGCAACGAAAAGGCATCAGATCACCTCTAGACTGCTTAAACTGGTTACAGTTTTTGTATAGACATTTAAGCAGCAATTCTTCAAGAAAAGTACCCATGCACATTCACAACAGTCTGGGAAAACACGGCGGTATTGCAGTGCCCAGGAAGGGCTTTGCTAAGCTCCAGCTCCAGAGCAGCTTCTCTGTTGACCTGTAACGCATGGCTTTCATGCCATTGCAAGTCAACTCCAAACTTAAACCTTATCCTTGAAGTCAGATTCTATCAGGGAGCACAACACAAACCTAACGTGACCACAAGATTTAGATAAGTGCGCTATTCACTACTTACCACAACAGAATCATTGTGAGTTGGATCAACGACTACAGGATCAGAAGATTCACATGTGAGATCTACTACTTCCTCACCAGCTTAAAAACAGAACATTAGAGACAAGATCAGAGATGGAAGAGGAGTAAAATTGCCTGCCACTATATGTAAGAGGCTGAGGTATGATTCAACCTTGCCCtatccctctcctctgcagcaaCACAGCCAACATTTCACTCAAGCTTTGCCCTCAGGAGTCCACACAGGGCATTACCACGCTGCCTTCTGCAAGCTGCAATGCAAGAGGAACAGCGGCTCAGCTCCTCATACAGTTCTGTTGTATGACAACAGCTTGCAGGAGGTACACAGCAACAGATTACTCACCTAACATTGGAGAATGTTTATCACACAGAATAAAACACATGTAGGATATAATAATTTTACAGCACCTTGCTGTAAATGTTCCTGTCTCATGTCTCTTCCAACCTTTCATAGTCAAATGCACAGCAAAAACTGGAAAAGACCTATAATTGCCTGGAGGCCAACAATTACTTCTAATCTTTCCTAGGATTTCAGGTGGCAATTTAAATCTCTATTTAGGAGGTCAAGGAGGCTTTTGAAGTTCTGGTACTTTTTCCAAAAAAGGACTGACCAAGTACTGCCTCTCCCTTGAGGGACAAGGCACAACTAACAACAAACTTCTCGTTATCTTCTTAAAACTTGGGAGTTCCCAAACTTAGTTTGCCACTGTCTCTAGCGGCAGCTGCAGTGACTCGCAGCTCGTCAGACTAGACACTCGCATGTTTGACCTGCACTCGAGTACCTTTCCCACACAACTCATGTATCACCAGTGCTGAATGTATCGCATCTCAGTAACAAACTACAACAGCTCTCAGTAGGCTTGTTGTTTACAAGTGCCATActagatgctttttaaaagaagagcttTCCCTTCCTCCGCAGTAAAGGgcctagaaacaggaaaaaaacccacacgttAAGTGGGACCCCAACCCTCCAGAAGCAATTTGTGTTCTTACCAAGTTGAAAAGAAAGCTTACCACTTTCTTCAAGTTCTGCTGGCTCTGCTTCTGAAGCCGTTCCTGTGGTTGAAGCCATCAACCTGTTTCGTTTCCGAGCTTGCCTAGAATTAACTGCTCTTCCACGGCGCTTTCGTTGAGTCTAAGGGAGAGCAAAGCCTTAGCACCTTCTTTAAGAGGAATATTAATGTGGCCCTCGCCTTTGCAGCACCGGCAAAAGCACACGGGGATACACAAAACCCTCCCCAGAAAGGCTGTCATATGCATCAAATGGTGGTATGGGTCACCCCTACACGAACGCATCACATCAAGGAATAAGACATCACCCCAGACCTCTCACCAGCTGGGTCACAAAGCAAAAACATATCGTGAGGGTTTGCAACTGAGAAGACTAGTTCACAATTATATCAGGTTTCTGCTCACATTGTAAGCATTTCTGAACTACTGCTAGCACCTAGAGAGATTAAAAGTCTTAAGTATCACAGAACATGAAGTTACATGAGGTTTTTATATGCTTATGTTCCAGCATGTTTACCACAAACTCTTAACAACATTTACAGAGGTACCATAAGCAACAGGTTTTAAGAATCAGGTTTGCATCAAGTAGTAAAATACTTACTGTGCTCATGGCGTTTCTTGAtctaaaaccacagaaagagaGGTACAAGTaccaaaaaattaattgcaaggaAGCTGCAAGTAGCAACTCCTTATATTCCTTTAGGTAGCACACTGCTAAAAGAGTCCAGATTTCTCAGGGTCTGAGAACGATGTTCTTCCAAccctgtaagaaaagaaaagagattagCCCTGTGTAATGCTTGTTCTCTCAAATACACCCCCTCTCCAAGATTCCCATTCCTGAGTCACCAGTTTCTGTCCAAAGCTAGAGGAGAAGTCCCAGAGTTTGGTCATTGAGCCTCGGACACCTACAGCTGGGCCTGAAGCCCCAGTCATTCTTGCCCATCTCCTAAGCTAAACACCAGAATAAGCTTGTTAGTTAGCGGACTAGAAAAATATTAAGGAATCCCAATTCAGTTGAACTGAAAGCAACGGATGGACTCTCGAGGCAGTGTTTGTGTGGTACTGAACTCTTAAAGCTTGGTCATGGTAAAATTATCAGGTGTGCAACACACAgtgaggagctgggcagaggtggTAGGAGGCCCCCAAACAAGGCAGATGACAActaattttgaaagagaaagcattACAAATTAGCagggaaagtattttctttaatagaagTGGTAAAGTGGTTATAAAGTCTAGGAAACAAGCCTGCAAGACAACTTGCATTTTACTGCACAAAAGACCAAAGGCCTTAACAGACAACTCAGTGTCCAATGACGGATCCTACAGAAATCTTTGTTCCAAATCCATCTTAAAAAACCCATCACCTCTTGACACACAGCTGCTCGTTGATCCAGGGGTCTGAAACCATCTAGAATTCCCTGCCCCCAAATGTTTTTAACAAGTCTGACAGCACAGAAGCCCTGGCAAGCCTTAAAACTAGTGAAGTAATGTAATCCAAAGATAAGTCTTACTAGAAGGCCTATCCCACTGCGGTCAAACAAAAGAAGGCGGCAAGGCAGAGATGCACTTGCTCCCGATACCGACCTCGCCCTACACTGCAAAGACCAGCACACAGCCCTTCAGAGAGAGGGCACAGCCAGGAATAGGCCAAAGATGCTCCCTGGGCTGTGACAAGGCAAACCTCGGCGGACACGTGGGAAGACAGGCACACGCAGCAACATCCACTGCTTTTTGCGACAAAGCCGCTTGACTGCTTGAGTCCTCTGTGGTCCCGAACAATCTGGAAGATTTAGCTCACTGCTCTTGTCACAGTTCTGCATAATTACATCAGCTGAAAAGGCGCAAATTCCTGCAGATGGTAGAGGCCCTTGTCTACTCTGTGTAGACCATGGACATCGTTGTCCCAGAAAAGGGATGGTAAGGGGCCACTGTCAAGGTGTAGGCATCTTGTTATGGCctcaaagacaaaatgaaacaatgcCAAATGCCAGAGTTCTGGAGTTGGGGCTTTCCAGGCAATTAGTCTTCTCTAAACAAGAGTTGTAGGGACTTCAGGCAAGACCTGACAAGAGCACCAATGACCACAGAAACACATCatctaaaagcataaaataaaatctctcccctggctccccccctccccccccttttttctttttgcctgtgtCAGTAGAAAGATCAAAACTAATTAGCAGGCTATTAACCTGTTCTCAGATTAAGAAACACTGAGACCATGCAGTGGGATGGAATGGTACTGGCAATCATAACCTTGAGTTAAAGGAAGCCTGACTgatatttttcctcctaaactTCCTGTATTTCTTCAGTCACAAATCTTCAAGCCCAGAGATATATTTACGCACAGTTCAAAGCAACGCAATACGCCACTCGtcaattttctcccattttttcattttaaaagtcgCACTGGATTGCAAAGGCTAAAGGAGggctaaagaaaacattggaccaatgcttgttgaagatggtcacctgactgATAGAGATGAAGACAAAGCGGAGGCATTGGATACTTTTTCTTcgtctcagtctttaataatactgatagacgtTCAGCTGCCTAGTCCTCTGAGTCGGAGGACCACGAGTGCAGGAGCAGTGACTTTCTATTTGTGGACACCGACACTGTAAGGGAC
Encoded proteins:
- the LOC128138917 gene encoding E3 ubiquitin-protein ligase RNF4-like isoform X2, which codes for MSTTQRKRRGRAVNSRQARKRNRLMASTTGTASEAEPAELEESAGEEVVDLTCESSDPVVVDPTHNDSVVNLGSMD
- the LOC128138917 gene encoding E3 ubiquitin-protein ligase RNF4-like isoform X1 — translated: MSTTQRKRRGRAVNSRQARKRNRLMASTTGTASEAEPAELEESAGEEVVDLTCESSDPVVVDPTHNDSVVIVEGKLTFYNL